aaaaactgCTGAAAACTATGTATTAACCAATACTTGGTTAGTTGAttttaagttaattttttcCTCAAATGGAATTTATTCAGTTATGATGCCAAAAaaaaggctatacatgtgtgttaattctttttttctttttactgaATTTGATTCCGGCTCGGTCATGATGAATATGGCATTTGATAGGGTTAATGTGGAGATAAAACTCAGTTCATATTGCCCTCATAGAACTTTATGAGTACAGTATTGCTTCTTTAACATTCAATGCATTCCTGAAACTGTTTGGatttcatttattgaatgatatggttttcttttttctttttcattatccTTTCTTTGCGTGACCTGAAACATAATTGTCATTAACTTCTATCATCGCAGAATGAAAGTCACAGGGAACTTATCTTAAAAGATGGTTTATATGCTTGGTTGACTAGAAAACAGGCAGGTGCCATGACATGATTTGGGTTTCCAGTGCAGGTATTCTATTTTTCTTCtatattctttctttttaaaGTGGGACATTGCAACTTTTTTTTACTTGCTGACCCAGGCATTTATAGATTATAAAAAATGGTGATGTTTagcaaagaagaaagctgcagCAGTTCTGGTTCTAAATGCATGGCGTCTTCAGAAAGATTTCACAATATCAGGATTCAGGCTCTTAGGTTCAGCAGGAACATGAAACCTGTGGTATATATGTTTTAGAGGCAGGAATATTGTAGAAATGTGGTTTGATGGGATAAAATAAATTGCTATAAGAAGACATGCATCTGGACTCGCGCTTCTCCCTCTGCAGCAGCTTTCATCTAAAACAAACATAGGCTTGCTCCATTGTAAATGTAATATTGATGTTCAACATGGATATTCAATTCATAGTCCAGATGGTCATCATGGTGGTATGACTATATAGACACTGTTCATTTAATAAATGTAAATGTAATATTAATGTTTAACACTTGATTTGAAGAAATACAACTGGCCCATGATTGATGACACTTCATAAGCTCAAATCTATCAGATGTGTTTTCAAAGCTCTAATCAATATTTCTTTACCCATTTCCATGGATGGAAAACTTCATCACTATATATTactgagtaatgatatatacacaccccattttttaaacacttcatttccatctctttttatttctatctctcatcttatcatctatcacatctcatattttctctctcttactttttcttttcttcctatctctctcatcattcaacctctccacctcaaaagagaggtgtggatgaaacattatctTATATTGCTTGATGGGGGAAACAAGTTTATAGCTTGAATTCTTCACTAAAATAATCATATTTTTTTCCATTACTTAAATAGTTTAAATACATTAATTAccatcatttattttaattatcgTAAATTTACAAAATATACTAAATGTCATGATTACCATCATTTAATTAAGTTATTAATCATTCATAAATTAATACATTTAATTCGTTGACTTAataattacttttttaaaaaaatcaaacacgTTTTTTTGTCTTTTACAGCATACATTTAAgtcaaattaattaaaataaatttattaccaAATTAATTCGAAGTCAAACAAATCACAAATTAATACATTTAATTCGCTgacttaatttaaaaaaaacgtGAAACAACATTTGATTCAATAATAATTACTATTAAAACAAATCAATCACCTTTTCCTGCCTTTTACAACATACATTTAAGtcaaatgaattaaaataaatttattaccaATTAAGTCTAAgtcaaaaaattcaaatattaataaaatttaattcgttgacttaatttaaaaaaaaaaaccttttacAACATTTAATTCAGTAATAAttactgataaaaaaaaatcacgttTTGTTGTCTTTTACACCATACATTTAagacaaataaattaaaataaatttattaccaCTCAATTTTAAGTCAAACATTTCAAATATTTCATcagtttcaaataaaataacattACATTCATCATTGTATTTAAAATTAAAGGTACCAAATTTAAGGCAAAATGAACGGTCATTTATTGTTTAAAAGTAAATACTCGAATTTAATGATAAAATCCTAATTTCCTCCTTATAattataaagaaataaaaataactaaaaataaatttcGTGTGATAACActctaaaaagaaaaataaaaccacaaaaaataGGCTGATTGGATAGCATCATTTAAGCGAACATCTATATATATGTATCTCCTTACTCATATCATAGCACCAAAGTCTCCTCCATTACACCACaagtattttttcattttcttctaagAAATTACAGCATGAATCCTCACGTCAGTAATCTTGACCAAATAAATACTGCAACAAAAAACTGGAAAATTGTTGTCAGAGTCATCAGGGTGTGGAATACAGAAGTGGAAGGAGAAGGGAATCCACCATCAACCTATAATCTGTTATTGATGGATCGCAAGGTTAGTGACAAAAAACACCAACTTTTTTATTAATTGTCCTAATAACGTTTAATTTACTTTAGAAACTTACATCGATATGAACTTTCACCATTTGTAGGGTCAAACAATGCATGCAGAATGTTGGCTAAGCAGTTCAGAACGTCATGCAAAAAGAATCAATGAAGGATTAGTATACAGCTTTGAATAGTTTTTCGTATGGCATAACTTCCAAGGTTTAAGTTCATCAAGACACCAATATAAGATACACTTGCTGAATAGAACAATGATATTTAAATATGATGAAAGTATGGTTCCTTTGCGTGAGCTGAAGTTTGACAACGTGCATGATGTTCTTAACGATGACTTCGATGAGAGATACTTGGTTGGTAAGTAAATCAATTGATTCAAATAAATTCACGTAGGCTATCACTTTCAAGCATTTACATTAACATGAAAATAGATGTCATGGGGGAAATTACGCACGTCGGAAACTATCAAGGATATGAGTGGAACGGAGTGACGAGTGATATCAGATACATTGAAATCGAATCTGAAGGGTAAGTTATTAGCTTTTACCAtaaaaaaactagaaaaaaaagaatattacctaccggaaaaaaaaattagcgtgattaatttattatttttgcaggaaaaaatttaaatgtttgTTATACGGCGAATTTGTCAACAATTTAGATAAAGTTCTAAGCGGAGAAGATAACAAACATGTTGTTTTTATCATTTTACTGGGAGCACTAACAAGGCATCAAGGtacattttataattttgaTCTAATTTCTAAAATAATCTTCTCTATAAAACAGTAACGGGTTTAATATGTAAATAACATCTGATCAATAAAAAATTTGCAGGGGAATATCAGTTAACTACTGGGTTAAAATGCACAAAAGTCATGTTCAATCCTAACATTCATGAAGCGGAGTGCTACAGAGACAGGTTTGTCAATGCAAAATATTGAATAATCGTTTCAACAACTTTTAATGACAATTCCaactaataatatttatttacagGTTATTTCAGTGTGACGCAATCCCTACTCAAGTTATAAATGTCCTGCTTCAAAGCTTCAAAGttattgaagaagatgaatttcTTAAACTATTTCCACGCACAAACATTGGAAATTTGGTTGCGTGCAGATCGGTATGTTTTTCACACTTAAGTCCTTAAATAATTTTAGctgtatttataaaatataaatttaaaaaaaaccgAAGCATGTTTCCTTTTGTATAGaacaaaacatatttttttgcCATTCTTAAAAAAAGCGTATTTTTTTACATTTACTGgtttttaaatacattaaattttaatcaattaaaaaatgttatatTCCTGTCCTTtttaaatacatatattaataataattttataaaaacaatTACTTATGTATTAccctttttttaaaaatatatataattggtAGAGTTAATTGCGTATTTAACtcctaatatatttattaaatgataGCAACAGTAAGAACAAAATTCTATTACttttatgaaataaattttattagtaaacatatttaatgtttttttttacacatAAAATTTTAGCTAAATAATAGCAACAAATACTACCATAATAcatacatatttaaaaaaacatgttattaGGTAGGTATATTTAAATGTattaaatatacatattttattatcattattcatATTACAAACAGTTGTTAATACAACAAAATTCTAAATCAAATATCCATTATTACAGCGCACAATATTCATTGTGTATGTTGTGATTGAGAAAATTGTGAGCACAGATGATAGAGCAACAACATACTCTGATGGAGCACTATATTTTTGTCCAAAGTGTAACAAGCTCATCACTTCTACCATACGGTAAACTCCattttgaataaataaattattttgttcAATAAACATTACATTTAGTTTAATTATGGATGTTTACCTTAGGTACAAGCTGTTGATACATGTTGCTGATAATATTGGATCTACAACTTTGACAAATTTTTATAGCGATGGTTGTCATCTGATCAACAAAAGAAGCAACGAAATTTTGGATGAAATGGAAAAGGTAAACATATACAATTCAAATTAAGCACTtttacaataaaaaattaattcataatatattaatttatttaattttattttaaataaattctaGAACGGCTGCATGGAACACCCACCAAAAGAAATTGTTGATTTGGTGCAcaaggaattttttttcatgGTCGAAGGGAAAGATAGATTCGGAAAGTGGTTTAAATCAGCATTTAATGTCCTGAAAATTTGCATGGACCCacaaattatttcaaaattcatTCAATTTACAAGTGCACATATGATGAAGAAGATCGAGGTGGAGAAGATGTAGTACCATTCCCTTAATGTTGCTTACGCATAAATATCCATTGTGCTAAACCTTGCTTTGTATTTCTTTATCCGCATTgagaatttatatttttttgggtatattgacctcggtggtcaatttgaatcattttgacaatttttaatatttcatatatttaccACGGTTGTCAATTTTTCAATAAATCGTTGTCTGTTTGAAAATCTTAGTGCAGAGTAATATATATGTGTTATTcaccaaaaaataaattgatatgAAACAACCACATAACAATTGCCCATTTTTCGGTACAATAAACCTATACactaaactaaaaaaataacacccaaaattcttaaaaaaaacaaagaacataactgtatttaataaataaatattgaaaaaattgttcaacaactttttttaaaaaataatcgaGAATAAATTCCCCCGTGCACGGGTATAAAACTAGTACCTATAAACACATcctaaataaaacaaaaactaatTTCTTTGATTGATTAATAAAACAATTGTGCCTCATCGCCACTCTCTCCTCCGCACGCAGAGACAGACACCGCATGTGCCTCATCGCCACCGCGCCCTCCGCCGCGCGACCACTATGGCCGTCACCTCAGCTAGCCGCCATCATCACCGGCTCTTTCCACTATCTCTCAGGTCGGTCCCTCTCTCCTTCCCACTGATGCTGCTGCAAACCTTGTTCCCTTAGGCCCTTGACAAGTTTCCTAGCTCTATCTGTGTTCATGCTGGTACTCCGCAGCAAAGTGCACCAATGCTTGTCTAGACTCTATTCCTCTGCATCTTCATCACTGATAATGGTAGATGAAACTCCACAAGTTCATGCCAATTCTGAGTTCAACTTGTCTTCTGTGTCTCCAGTTCCTGAGACCAACAGGGAACTGTTTCATGTAGTGGTTAGGGTGATTAAGTCCTTGAATTGGAAGATtgctagagaaaaaaaatttggtAGTTGGGTTGAGACTCATGGATTTTCTCATTCAGTTAATTACTTTAGAATCATCATTCACACGTTTGCTATGGCTGGTATGCACTTGGAAGTGTTTGCTTTGCTTAGAGATATTGTTGGATACTGCAAGTGTGACGACTCGTTCGAACAGTTTTCGACTTTGTTGGATTTACCCCATCATTCTGTTCTTGTGTTTAATGTGCTTATCAAAGTGTTTGCTTCTAACTCTATGCTTGAGCATGCCCACCAAGTGTTTGTTAGCGCGAAGAATGTTGGGCTTGAACTTCATATAAGGTCTTGCAATTTCTTGTTGAAATGCTTGGTAGAAGCGAATAGAGCGGTGTTTGTTAGGTTTTTCTTTGTGGAATTGATGGAAACCGGTCCGTTGCCAAATATCCACACCTATACTATCATGATGAGTTGTGGAGATATTAGACTGGCTGCTGAGATTTTAGGAAAAATATATAGGAGTGGGGGAAACCCGACTGTTGTCACGTATGGTACTTATATTCGTGGACTTTGTGAATGTGGTTATGTTGATGTTGCTCACAAGTTAGTTCGTAAATTGCACTGCAAACTCCATCCTCTAAATAGTCATTGTTTTAATGCTGTAATTCATGGATTTTGTCAGAGAGGTGCAGTAAATGAAGCGTTGGAAGTTTTGGAAGAAATGAAGAGCTCGCGAACATTTCCTGATGTTTATAGCTACAACATGTTACTTAATGCATTCTGCAAGAAAGGGGATGTTGAGAAAGGTCTTGAGTTGATGAAGGAAATGGAGCTCTGCCAGATAAAACCATCCATTGTTAACTACACTTCCCTCATCCTTCTATGCAAGAATAAGCTGAAGGGTCAACAACTCTATGATAAGTCATTGGAAGTTTATAATAGCATGCTACAAAATGCTATCCGGCCGAATACAATCATTTGCAATCATATTCTTAGGGTACATTGCAGGGAAGGTCAATTTAGAGAAGCTTTGACACTGTTGGAAGATTTTCATGAACAAGGAATTAACCTCAACCAATATTCATATAATGAAATCATCCACATGATTTGCAAAGAAAGCTATCCAAAAATGGCACTGGAGCTCATGCCAAGAATGCTTAAAAGGAATGTACTTCCGGGAGTTGTTAATTATAGTACTCTTATATCTGGCTTTGCAAAAGAACAGTCAAATTTTGAAATGGTTGAGAGGTTATTCACAAGGTTGGTAAAAGCAGGGATCACTTTCAACACCAAGACATACACAACTCTTATTAGCATACATGGCCGTACTCGCAAAAGGCACAAAGCATATTGCAGATTTGGGGAAATGATACAAAGTTGTTTGTGTCCAGATGAGGTGTCATATACAGCTTTAATAGCTGTCTTTTGTAATATCAGAGAAATGAACGTTGCCTGTGCATTATTTCAAGAAATGTCAAGGATAGGTTGTTTGCCTAATCTATATACATATACTTGTTTGATTGATGGATTCTGCAAGATAGACTACATAGATTTGGCCACACAGCTGTTTgatgaaatgaaaagaaagggaATTTTTCCAGATGTTGTAACTTACACTGTCCTCATTGCTTGGTACCATAAGCATGGCCGCATAGGTGagaaaaataagttatttgGCGAAATGAAGGCAAATTGTATTTTGCTAGATGATGGGATCAAAAAGTTGCAGGACCCAAAACTTGTGCAATTCATGAACTAGAGTTTACTCATGGATATTTCAGTAAATCTCAGTATAATAATCAAAGATGAAATCTTGGCCATCTATTACTTTCAATCTTGACCGTTTAATTTCTCTTcctagcctcttcctcttccacattCAAAAGTTACACATTCTCATCAACCTTTTGGGCTTCAACAATCTTTCCACCATCCAACGAATTTACTTTGTATTTAATGGGCATTCCTAAGATCAAATAGGTTGACATTGTTTCTTCATTTTCCACCTTCTCAAGTTCCACTTGATCATTTATCACCTacctcttcaacttcaactatcACC
This portion of the Lotus japonicus ecotype B-129 chromosome 3, LjGifu_v1.2 genome encodes:
- the LOC130749812 gene encoding pentatricopeptide repeat-containing protein At1g62914, mitochondrial-like, producing the protein MLVLRSKVHQCLSRLYSSASSSLIMVDETPQVHANSEFNLSSVSPVPETNRELFHVVVRVIKSLNWKIAREKKFGSWVETHGFSHSVNYFRIIIHTFAMAGMHLEVFALLRDIVGYCKCDDSFEQFSTLLDLPHHSVLVFNVLIKVFASNSMLEHAHQVFVSAKNVGLELHIRSCNFLLKCLVEANRAVFVRFFFVELMETGPLPNIHTYTIMMSCGDIRLAAEILGKIYRSGGNPTVVTYGTYIRGLCECGYVDVAHKLVRKLHCKLHPLNSHCFNAVIHGFCQRGAVNEALEVLEEMKSSRTFPDVYSYNMLLNAFCKKGDVEKGLELMKEMELCQIKPSIVNYTSLILLCKNKLKGQQLYDKSLEVYNSMLQNAIRPNTIICNHILRVHCREGQFREALTLLEDFHEQGINLNQYSYNEIIHMICKESYPKMALELMPRMLKRNVLPGVVNYSTLISGFAKEQSNFEMVERLFTRLVKAGITFNTKTYTTLISIHGRTRKRHKAYCRFGEMIQSCLCPDEVSYTALIAVFCNIREMNVACALFQEMSRIGCLPNLYTYTCLIDGFCKIDYIDLATQLFDEMKRKGIFPDVVTYTVLIAWYHKHGRIGEKNKLFGEMKANCILLDDGIKKLQDPKLVQFMN